A single window of Gossypium arboreum isolate Shixiya-1 chromosome 13, ASM2569848v2, whole genome shotgun sequence DNA harbors:
- the LOC108463560 gene encoding germin-like protein subfamily 2 member 1 — MRAFPALFLASLALVLGASRADPDLLQDVCVADLSSGIKLNGFPCKHLSTIGANDFFFAGLANPNFPNNTLGSLVTAANVEKIPGLNTLGVSMSRIDYAIGGVNPPHTHPRASEIAFVLEGELEVGFFTTSNVLISKRIKKGEIFVFPKGLMHFQKNIGKTRASAITAFDSQFSGTQSIATTLFAASPTIPNDVLSKAFQIHPREVERIKVKLTPKK, encoded by the exons ATGAGGGCTTTCCCAGCGCTTTTTCTTGCATCTCTTGCTTTAGTGTTGGGCGCCTCTCGTGCTGATCCTGACTTGCTTCAGGATGTATGTGTTGCCGATCTTTCTTCTG GAATAAAATTGAATGGGTTCCCCTGCAAGCACCTTTCAACTATAGGAGCAAATGACTTCTTCTTTGCCGGTCTAGCCAATCCAAACTTCCCTAACAACACTTTGGGATCGCTTGTTACGGCAGCTAATGTGGAAAAAATCCCAGGTTTGAACACCCTTGGAGTCTCCATGTCTCGTATCGACTATGCCATCGGTGGGGTCAACCCTCCCCACACCCATCCACGAGCATCAGAGATTGCATTCGTGTTGGAAGGAGAATTAGAGGTTGGCTTCTTCACTACATCCAATGTGTTAATATCAAAGCGTATCAAGAAGGGAGAAATATTTGTGTTCCCCAAAGGATTGATGCATTTCCAAAAGAACATTGGGAAGACACGTGCATCTGCTATTACTGCGTTCGATAGCCAGTTTTCAGGAACACAGTCCATTGCTACTACCCTATTTGCAGCCTCACCAACAATTCCAAATGATGTATTGAGCAAGGCATTCCAGATTCATCCTAGAGAGGTTGAGAGAATCAAGGTCAAATTGACAcctaaaaaatag